A genomic stretch from Empedobacter stercoris includes:
- a CDS encoding polysaccharide biosynthesis/export family protein, whose translation MKNKIFQFLCFFSFVIITSCGSRKEIVYFQNQEQLTTSFEQFTPKIQPTDQLAIVISAADVAAVAPFNQMRNNQNTASSNSISPYSPTYTVDENGNISLPMVGNVKLAGLTRSQAIETIKNKVSKYVVNPGVNVNFVNFRISVLGEVSHPGSFIVPTERITLLDALGMAGDLTIKGKRENVTVIRESNGVKQRYNVDLTSESALNSPVYYLAQNDVVYVEPNSAQVSASKFTPNYSLWISMAGVIISVISVLTR comes from the coding sequence ATGAAAAATAAAATTTTCCAATTTTTATGTTTCTTTTCTTTCGTCATCATCACTTCATGTGGTTCAAGAAAAGAAATCGTCTATTTTCAAAACCAAGAGCAATTAACAACCAGCTTTGAACAGTTTACACCGAAAATACAACCAACCGATCAATTAGCAATTGTTATTTCAGCAGCTGATGTTGCTGCAGTGGCTCCTTTTAATCAAATGCGTAATAATCAGAATACAGCGAGTAGTAATTCAATATCTCCATACAGTCCAACTTATACTGTTGATGAGAATGGAAATATTAGTTTACCAATGGTTGGCAATGTCAAATTGGCAGGTTTAACAAGAAGTCAAGCGATTGAAACAATTAAAAACAAAGTTAGTAAATATGTGGTTAATCCTGGTGTAAATGTGAATTTCGTCAACTTTAGAATTAGCGTTTTAGGCGAAGTTTCTCATCCAGGAAGTTTTATTGTTCCGACAGAAAGAATCACACTTTTGGATGCTTTAGGTATGGCTGGAGATCTTACCATTAAAGGGAAACGAGAAAATGTAACGGTGATTAGAGAAAGTAATGGCGTGAAACAACGTTATAATGTTGATTTAACTTCTGAGTCTGCGCTCAATTCACCTGTTTATTATTTAGCACAAAATGACGTTGTTTATGTTGAACCAAATTCAGCTCAAGTTTCTGCATCAAAATTTACACCTAACTATTCGTTATGGATTTCGATGGCAGGTGTTATTATTTCTGTAATTTCTGTTTTAACAAGGTAA